In Cryptomeria japonica chromosome 5, Sugi_1.0, whole genome shotgun sequence, the genomic window ACTTAATTgagatttataattttattttagttaatttGTAAATACTACATAAACCTATCTTATAGTTCAAAAATCTCATCTAGATTGTCCAGCTTACTTCAATCTCTAATATAGATTTTAACgatcatattataatatataattagaaTTCTACttgatatgttttatttttaattaaaaacttgatttttttaaaaaactttttaaaattagatttttagatttcttttgattataatatatataaataataagtataatatttaattaattatatattaaaatttattttttgttttaaagattttaataacaaattatatgttaaatttttttaaaaatctaaagACAAAATGTGCAAGGTAGATATATCATTTATGCCAACAACAAAGGTACAAGGGTAATTATATGATTGATAAGTTGAtaacatattttttaaaaatattaatttatatattgaaaagctttttaattttttaattataatgtttatttgattatttaattatggtattatatattataaatttttaatatgtataatgtttgaatttattttatttaattgttttttaacttaattaaattattatttattaatattttaaattacttGTATTAAATTTCCAAGCAAGTCTTTCACAAATATTAAATTCTATGATATCTTTTTTGAGTATGATACAATAATTACTTTTATACGTTCACAATTATACTCTTTTCATGATTTTGTCATTAGAAGATTGTGATGGTGAagaaagcctaatttttttttttttagtggaAGAAGAAAATAGGGCCTAAATAAGATGGTCATGCAATATTTTATATgtataatacaatcaaaatctctctctctctctctctctctctctctctctatatatatatatatatatatatatccctttttTATCTCTTTCTTTGTATCTCTCTCACACACATTCCATGTTTTTCCCCCCTTCATTGGGGTTTGGTGGACTCTCCCCCCCCTTGAGTGGGGTATTTTTGTTCTTTGGTTGGATAGGATTCCTTGCCTGTCTGATTGTGTTTGCTTCTATCCGCCTTTGGGCTGTTGTTCTTTtgccaacatcatctctcttgatgttgaTTATTTTCTGATAGTttctgactatgttaagggtcaacaccTTAGTTAACGCCGCTTTACTAATAAAAAACACACCACCAATCAATCCAAGACTCCCTTTCCCTTGGCTTAGGTAGAGGACTCCAAATCCCCTCTAGAAAAGCCAAACACTCAGGattttttaaatgagaaaaattTAGCTTGAAGGGTTCAAGAGAGTGATCAGTATGATGCGTTAGAGGCAAACTTATATTGCAGAAAATAGAAAAATAGTTAGAAAGTGTGGTAGAAACGCTCACTTGAACCTTCAAGCCTTTTGAATCCTGAACCAAAGGTAAAACATGAGCAATATAAAATTTGTCTAGCCAACTCAACTTTCGTTCTTCTCCCATTCTCTAATTGGACTAGGTAAACCAATTTTTGGAATGTGTTAAATTTGTCATAGATAGGATCCACTACTCCCAAAGAGTTACGACACAATAACCAAAGTAAATTATAAAGCAAATTAGAGTTAGGTATAAcataataatagtttattaaattaaatatgacATGAAAAATGTAAATATTGACtataatttatgtaatttatttgtgagaaatatgatttatttaatttatttgtttcCATTTTTGATATCGAACTTAATTgagatttataattttattttagttaatttGTAAATACTACATAAACCTATCTTATAGTTCAAAAATCTCATCTAGATTGTCCAGTTTACTTCAATCTCTAATATAGATTTTAATgatcatattataatatataattagaattatacttgatatgttttatttttaattaataacttgatttttttaaaaaactttttaaaattagatttttagatttcttttgattataatatatataaataataagtataatatttaattaattatatattaaaaatcttattttttgttttaaagattttaataacaaattatatgttaaaatttttaaaaaatctaaAGACAAAATGTGCGAGGTAGATATATCATTTATGCCAACAACAAAGGTACAAGGGTAATTATATGATTGATAAGTTGATgacatattttttaaaaatattaatttatatattgaaaagctttctaattttttaattataatgtttatttgattatttaattatggtACTATATATTATGAATTTTTTAATATGTATAatgtttgaatttattttatttaattattttttaacttaattaaattattatttattaatattttaaattacttGTATGAAATTTCCAAGCAAGTCTTTCACAAATATTAAATTCTATGCTATCTTTTTCGAGTATGATACAATAATTACTTTTATACGTTCACAGTTATACTCTTTTCATGATTTTGTCATAAGAAGATTGCGATGGTGAATAAAGTTATATgtataatacaatcaaaatctctctctctctctctctctcacacacacacacacactatatatatatatatatatccctttttTATCTCTTTCTTTGTATCTCTCTCACACATTCACACACAAACTCTCTAATTCTCTTTTTCCctatctctatctcacctctctatctctatctttatatctTACTGTTTCTCCCTCTATATATGTCTCATTATCTAgatatctctctcttattcactccatctctccggctctccctctatatctatatctcattatctagaTATCTCTCTTATTTAGTCCATCTCTCCCCTATCTATGTTCCTCTTTTCCTCTCTCTATATTACTTCCTATATCTTTACCTTTATATTTTTTCATCTCCCCTTCTCATTATCTCTATCTTTCCATCTCTATTTATCCATATCCCTCTTACTCTCCGTTTTTGGACatcttttcctctttatatattttTATCTCTCTCTCGTCTCTTCTATCTTTCCCAACTTATATATCCTTccaattcctatctctccctctttctatgcCCATCtcttcccctctccccctccccctccccctctttaTCTCTCACTCACTCATATACACATGCATtcattttatctctctctctctctatcttttccCCTCCCTGAATACCTCTCTCTACCAGTCTTTGCCACCTTATTCCTCTCTCACTCTTGCCCCATCCATCTCTAAAGTAACCAAATCCTTTTCCATTTTCTTAAACTTTAAGTATTGTGTCCCTTGTTGTATATTCATTCTATCAAGCAACTTTAAAGCCTAGATTTGCCTAGATTTCCCTCCACTGAACACAAATCCTGGTCTCTAAAATACTGGACTTAAGGAATGTATTTCAAGTGTTTGTTTAAACAATGGGCATAGCGATCTACTTTACAATCTGAAAGATTCATTCCATGTAACCACATGCAAGCTTCTCTAGTCTGTTTGTGTACATGAACTTTCAAAACAAAAGAGAAACTAAAAAGTTCAAATGATCATTAAAGGAAGTTTCCTCTGAGGTTCAAATGAAAAACCATATAATTTGAATGCTAAGCACGCTAATACACTCTATGCTTTCTTGCTATGTATTTTTGAGGACATGAAACTATAAATATACTTTGATGCCTGGAATGTTCGACCTTCACTTGAATGGGAATTAAATTCCAAAGTATCAGAAATAAATTTATCAAAGTGCTTTGAAAACAGAATGAGTGATCTATGCCTAATGAATGGTTCTGATCCAAAACGTGCAATAGAAACTACAAACCCAAAACTAAAGTGCATTAACCGAAGAAGGCAACCTCTAGAAAAGGTTTTTACACTTTGGAATGTGATAACAAAAAATAGAATTGCAAAAATGTTCTAAGCTTTTCTTCCCAACCCTCATCCCATAAAATGAATGCACTTGATTAGTAGCGATCACTCTCCACATAACCATAAACAATCTCAAGCTATAAAGGCAGACCTGCGCTAGAGTAAGGTATCAAATCAATATCTTACGTATGTATATTAGGCTGAAGAAATGAGTATGTACCTACTCAACTAAGTTAATTTGTGCATGTTAATCATCTTCTGAGAAGAATCTTCCTATGGGAAAATTTAAGATCAACTTAAGATGCTCTTTATGTGCTAAAGAAGGGTTCTACATATCCCATATCGAGCTCCATGCCATCAATAATATAAGGAAAATGGATACTTGCTTTTCATCTCAAGATGGTAAACCTATAGGAAATGATGTGTTAATGGAAGGTTAGAAGCTGAAGCATGTTTATATCTCAAATTTCAGTCCAATCGCTCAAGTTAGCAAGTATTGTGGCATTTACTATGTCAAATTAAGGTATGAAATTTACTTACCAAAATATCAAAAGCTATCCAAGATCACTAAAAGGTAAGTGCTTTCATATCCACTTGGTTTTCCTTACACAAATGCTCGTTTGCATCAAAATCATATTGAGATTCTAATGGTTTCTAAGCTATAAGCCATCAGCCATCTTAAGTTATATTGTTAGGTATTATATGATTCTACACTGTTAAAAGACCATAGCTAGCACTTAATTAAACACACAGCACACAAACCACCCCTAAACAATGCTATTATTAGAAAAGTAAAATACTAATACATCGACCCCAATGCCATTTCATTGAGAATGCATTTATAGATAAAGAATATATTCTTCAAATCCTGGGAATTCTGATATATGCATTCCCGCCAAAACTTTGTGGGAAAATATGGCACTTGCACATCACCTTAACATAAACGCTAGTCTTGAAACAACATATGTAGTAATTGAGTACGCTACCCAATAACTTCAGTCTTTTTAAATGACATTTTCGAATTGAGATTTATCAAGATCAGCAAAATAAGGATGTTCTACTGCCTTCTTGGCTGAGATTCTCTTGGATGGCTCATAAGTAAGCATTTTCTGCAATGACAACAGAAAAAGGAGTTGGAATTTTCTACTGAAATCGATTGCACATGAGCAGAGAAGTAAAAGAGGACAAGAATATAATTTGAGAACGCTTACACACAACAAGTCCAAACCACTTGGATCTAAGTCTGGAACAAGAATCCTTAAGTCGTTATTTTTCCATTGAGGATAGATATGCCAATCTCTCAGTTTGGTGACTCCTGGCCATATGCTTTCATTAGGTGTTCCTAGACACCTGATGCGTATAAACATTGAGTTATAGTTGTTAAGATAGACCATGATAATCAGTTCCTTCATGGGATAAAAAGTGCTTCATGTAAAAAATAGATATTATCTTTGTTTGCAAAATCTCATGTTTTAATTCTTTGAAAGGAAAATTCCAATTACCTAAAAATGCTATGAAGCTGGTTTATTTCTGAATCTCCCTTAAACAGAGGCTTCATTAGGGACATTTCAGCTACATGATTAAGAATCAGTTTCAAATAACAATGAATCATAAAATTTTGTTGGAGTAGATAATGTAGAAGCAATGCCACATGTAGGGATAGATGACAAAAATTAACTAAAATGAATTACAACGGTAGAAATATATACAAACGTCAAGTTCTTAAATAGATTGGAAAAAGCTTACCAAATATGCAACCAACAGACCACATGTCTACAGCTGTGGAGTAAAGGGTGTCTCCCAACAGCACCTCAGGAGCCCTGTACCAAAGGGTCATAATCTGCAGCACGGTACTAAAACAATGTAAAAAATAATAGCTCAAAATATAGTTCAATTGTACATAACAGAACTCCCTATAACCTGAAGTTGAATCCACTGCATCAAATGCCAATGAACAATTTTTTATGGTATAATGCACCTGTTGACAATGTAGTTCAATTTAATTGAAAAGACTTCAGTAGGATCTATAGTTGAACAGGAACCCTCTGCATCAAGtcccaataaaaaataaataaactataaGACCTAAAACTATGGTACCAGGGTCTTTATTCTTAGTCAGATAAGTTCATATGTAGTCAGTAAAGTTTAGTATGGGATCATTACTTCTGGCATCTAGATTGAAATTTATGTTACCCTAAGTTAAAACGTTGTCCAGGTCCTTGTTGTTTGTTCAATAATTTCGTATAGACCCTAAAGTATGATATGAGTTCTTTATCTCTAGTAACTAGATTGAAATTTGGGATAATATATGGTGGCCTTTACCGCTTCAATCCCAGATTCCAAATAGGTATCAGTTGTCTAAAATGAAGATAGACATGGAACTTAGCTGCGGAATAAGTGAAAAAAAAGTCTCACTTGATGGGTATATTTCTTGATAGGAATAATGAATGTTCTTCCCAGTCCGAGATCTGCAATTTTGATCAAACCCCTTTCTTGATCCACCAGTAGATTGCTGGGCTTCAAATCCCTGCACATTCTAATCATGTGTCAAAAGAAATGGAAAATATACACTTAAAAACACGAACAATATACAAAAGAACTAAAAAATTTACTATCCAGGCTACACAGATGGGAGCACCTATGCATTACACCCCTACTGTGGCAGTAAGAAACACCCTTGCATATCTGGTACAGGAAGCTCTGCAATTCAATAATTAACTTACAATcacaaaaggatataacaagataGCAATTAAATTATTAAAGAATAGACATTTCCTTCATGCAGCATTTCAAATAACCTAAGTAAAATGAATTATCCAAACAATAAGTTTCTTTAGTTGCATTTTGTATCTCATATATCTAAGCAATTACatgaaatcttgaaaaaattaGCAACATTCAACAGGAGAGCTCCTTCATTATTGATATTAAATTTCAATCCTTTCTCAATGTCTCATAGCTTGAAAGGCTCCATTTTTTGTAGAAGTGTATGTGCATACAAGCAAAGCAAATAGTATGATGGCTTCTTATTCATATAATTGAAAGGAATTACCTTGATAATCTGGGGAGGCAATTTTGTTAGCCTACGGCAGTAACTAGTAATGTACTGTTTGAGATCAGAGTCCATGTGTTGAAAAACCAAATACAGAAGGAGCTTACCCACTTTGTTCCTTATTTGTTTCACGTCCAATAGCCTACAATAAAATACTAATTCATCAGTATAGCTGTTGAATAGGGGATTTCATATAAACATATTGCTTTTGGAGGGAAGAAAACATATCTGGTAATACAGATGATAGAACATAGTTAAATTTAGAGATATTTGTCAAACTCAAAGACATCCAAATATAATTGTTTTTTTCACACATATTTACAGGATTCACCGAATCAAAAGCACACTTAAGACAAATATGCTATACTAATATATTATAAATAGATCACAAAATAACCAACAGGGATGTAGCCCAATGTCATTAACAAGTTTTAATACAGGGTCTCCATGAAGGCAACGGACTTCCATGAACTATTCTATCAGCCAAAAATTTAATATACTCTGCTGTGATAATAAAATCTGTATAGTTCTGTTTAACATCACTGTATAAGGGGCAAATTAAAAACATGCATGTTTAGTATTTTTTTGAAGTTGCATAACTTGCAGATACCTTTGTTCTTAGGGTTTTATCAATGGATAAATCCCCCAGTATTGCCCTGTGGTTTTAACTTCTATACCAATTTTCTCGTAgtttgattattattttattttgtttgacGATGGTTATCTTAATTCTTATGACTTTTAAGCTCACTAAATTTTAGAGAAACACTCAGTACCACAGAACTTAAACATGATAATGGGTCACTAAGATGGTAAGATGACATCATATTTCAATTCTTAACATCCAATGCAGAATCAATTCATTGTTTCTGAAACCCAAAACTcatacacaattttttttaaagtatttgtgtggtttttttttttgttttgcaaatTGAGAGTTTACATTGAGGTGGTGTATACATTTCTTACCTTACAATGTAAGAGCTATTAGAAAGTGCCCTTAGGAGTGATATCTCCCTTAGTGTACTGACACAAACTCCCTCATCATTATTCTCGAGCTTGAGCTTCTTAAGTGCGAAAATCTGACCTGTGTTAATGTCCTTCACTTTGTATACCTTACCATAAGTTCCTTCTCCAATCTTCTCAATCTTCTCCAAGTTCTCGTAAACttccattttcttttccttcttgaaaATGGGCATAACTCCGAAGATTGCAGGTTTTAAATTATCAAAATCTGCTTAAGCTAAGGCATGAAGGAATAATTCTatagaagaagaatggacaaggCATTAGGAGTTTGAGGGTTTGCCACTTAGAGCTCTGTAGTGTTGAACCGTATGTCTTCCAGTGAAAAAAATAGATAGAATATCAAACGACGCATTCATTgaccatttaaatttaaattgggaCAGCATAGCATGTCTTACGATTTGTGAATTAATTATACCAATCGATCGCTGCTAAACTGAGCCTCCAACTAAATACTCTGAACATCGTACATTTAGGAAGCTATGAAATAAATTTAACATAGTTCACTTTTAATGTACAGTCTTTAATGGCcggcaaaaccaaatacaaaattcaTTCTATTTCATTAATTTCATCTAATGTAGCTTATCACGTCGGAATATTTTACGGCTGGCCTTTTCCTTGGTATGTTTATAACAGTGTGTTGACGTGTCATTACCATCTTATTTCGTCCAAATTTTTCTGGCCATATTATTTCAGTGGGATATTCCACTACAAAACTTCCAACTAGGAGAATTAAAATTACAGTGTACTTGTGACGTGCTCAGACAAAACAAATCAGACTTACAATTTTAAAACATTAATCGCCCCAATCTAATGTGTGTCAGGGAAAAATATCTCTGAATATCTTTTAGGCGCTGTGCATTTATGTTTTCAGCTCTATTCTGTCCTTTGAGGAGAAGTTTACATTAATGCATGGTTGCCGTCGAAGGTCATACATTCCTTGTCGCTGCCGTCGATCACCGCCCAGAATGTACATAAATATAATAGTCTGCGCTTGATCATTCCACCAGTGCGCTTTAAAGTAGAAGAACTATTGCATCGGTTGAAATATTTTCAAGCAGCACTACCTTCTGTAACAGGTAATTTAATATCATAGATTTTGCTATTTTAGAGTATAGGGTTAaagtttggtttaggtttaggaatatggttaggattagggttaaggatTACAATTAAGGTTAGAATTTagtgttaagtttatggttagggttagggtttattgttagtgttacaattatttttaaagtttataTCAAATTTAGGGTTAAAGTTAGCGTTATAATTATAAGTAGggaagggttaggattatgatttgatttatgattatttaatgtagagttagggttaaggtcaGTATTATGGTTAgtgttaaggtttacatcattgttagggttatggtttgctttagatttacgattatggttagggtttagtgttagggttaaatttatggttagggCTAGATTTATTATTAGTGCAAGTATAATTatagttagagttagggttataattataattgggGGCGGGATTAGGATTATattttgatttatgattatttaatgtcACACATCTTAGAGAATCGATACATTATATATAGATAGGGCTACAAAATATGTtcatgtctagggttagggtttctatcatagggttaaggttagggctaAGGATAGgcttaggattatgtctagggttagggttagggttaagagttagggttatgattgtagttagggtttacatcattgttagggttaggttaatggttagggtttggatttacaccattgttagggttaagattgtggttacgCTGAGGATTTAAGGTTATGGTTAGatttatttctagggttagggtttatatcataaagttagggtaagggttaggattatagttagggtttacatcattgttagggttaggttaatggttaaggtttggatttacatcatggttagggttagggttaaattgtgGTTAAGCTGAGGATTTAggcttatggttaggattatgtctagggttagggttga contains:
- the LOC131064106 gene encoding cyclin-dependent kinase B1-1-like, whose amino-acid sequence is MPIFKKEKKMEVYENLEKIEKIGEGTYGKVYKVKDINTGQIFALKKLKLENNDEGVCVSTLREISLLRALSNSSYIVRLLDVKQIRNKVGKLLLYLVFQHMDSDLKQYITSYCRRLTKLPPQIIKSFLYQICKGVSYCHSRGVMHRDLKPSNLLVDQERGLIKIADLGLGRTFIIPIKKYTHQIMTLWYRAPEVLLGDTLYSTAVDMWSVGCIFAEMSLMKPLFKGDSEINQLHSIFRCLGTPNESIWPGVTKLRDWHIYPQWKNNDLRILVPDLDPSGLDLLCKMLTYEPSKRISAKKAVEHPYFADLDKSQFENVI